A genomic stretch from candidate division WOR-3 bacterium includes:
- the radA gene encoding DNA repair protein RadA — MKKTHFICQNCGYESARWLGRCPNCDEWNSLVEEELPAKKKAKNAATPTLTTRPVPLNQVAMEKTARILTGIGELDRVIGGGVVPGSLLLLGGEPGIGKSTLLLQVCNTLAHRGMRILYVTGEESPEQVRLRAARLGKVAAELFILATVEVEEVLGAVEEINPGLLVIDSIQTLTTSTLASAPGSVAQVRECTAQLLRLAKSRRLTTFIIGHVTKFGAIAGPKTLEHMVDTVLYFEGESSLNYRIVRAVKNRYGSTNEIGVFEMTESGLIEVQNPSEFFLSGRRLDVSGSAVVATLEGTRPLLVEIQALAAPTPFALPQRVATGFDIRRLALLLCILERRAGIATTNKDIFLNIAGGIKLTEPAVDLGIVAALASALRNTPLPTDIVLFGEVGLAGEIRSVSRTESRITEAARLGFRRILLPEHSPQPKKNTLKLVPVDTVATALKVLGLKR, encoded by the coding sequence ATGAAGAAGACCCACTTTATCTGCCAGAACTGCGGTTACGAATCTGCCCGCTGGTTGGGCCGCTGCCCGAACTGCGACGAGTGGAACAGTCTGGTTGAGGAGGAACTGCCCGCAAAAAAGAAAGCAAAGAATGCGGCAACACCAACCTTAACAACCCGACCGGTGCCGTTAAATCAGGTGGCGATGGAAAAAACCGCCCGGATTTTAACCGGCATCGGCGAACTGGACCGGGTGATTGGCGGCGGTGTTGTACCCGGCTCGTTGCTTCTTCTTGGTGGCGAACCGGGCATCGGCAAATCAACCCTGCTCTTGCAGGTCTGCAACACCCTTGCCCATCGGGGCATGCGCATCCTCTATGTTACCGGCGAAGAGTCGCCCGAACAGGTCCGACTCCGCGCTGCCCGCCTCGGTAAGGTTGCCGCGGAACTGTTCATCCTCGCCACCGTTGAGGTTGAAGAGGTGCTCGGAGCGGTCGAAGAAATCAATCCCGGGCTTCTGGTCATCGACTCGATTCAGACCCTGACGACCAGCACGCTCGCCAGTGCACCGGGTAGCGTCGCTCAGGTCCGGGAATGTACCGCCCAGCTCCTCCGGCTGGCAAAAAGCCGGCGCCTCACAACCTTCATCATCGGTCATGTGACCAAGTTCGGCGCAATTGCCGGACCGAAAACCCTCGAGCATATGGTTGATACCGTACTCTATTTTGAAGGGGAATCCAGCCTCAACTACCGGATTGTTCGGGCGGTGAAAAACCGCTACGGCTCCACCAATGAAATCGGTGTGTTTGAGATGACCGAATCCGGTTTAATTGAGGTGCAGAACCCCTCCGAGTTTTTCCTTTCCGGACGCCGGCTTGATGTCTCCGGCTCCGCGGTGGTGGCAACGCTCGAGGGCACCCGCCCGCTTCTGGTGGAGATTCAGGCGCTTGCCGCGCCGACACCATTTGCCCTGCCCCAGCGGGTGGCAACCGGTTTTGACATCCGGCGCCTGGCGCTGCTCCTCTGCATCCTTGAGCGCCGCGCCGGCATCGCCACCACAAACAAAGACATCTTTTTGAACATCGCCGGCGGTATCAAACTAACCGAACCGGCGGTTGACCTCGGGATCGTTGCGGCGCTTGCCTCGGCACTGCGCAACACTCCCCTTCCTACCGATATCGTCCTTTTTGGCGAGGTGGGGCTTGCTGGTGAAATCCGTTCGGTTAGCCGTACCGAGTCGCGCATCACCGAAGCGGCTCGTCTGGGGTTTAGGCGCATCCTGTTGCCCGAGCATAGCCCGCAGCCGAAAAAAAACACCTTGAAACTTGTGCCGGTGGACACGGTCGCTACCGCCCTCAAGGTGTTGGGATTAAAAAGATGA
- the surE gene encoding 5'/3'-nucleotidase SurE → MRTVRFQPDMKGKKPLILITNDDGIKAPGIKELYDGLQGLGRRYVVAPAVNQSAASHSFSLRKPIRVRRVRPGWFAVYGTPTDCVLISHHGILKREIDLVVSGINDSPNMGDDVLYSGTVAAAIEGALLGVPAVAVSYLKAGVNREPALAFLRSLVPLLLNGLLPRKCLLNINVPAEPVRGVKVTRLGKRIYRDMAFKVSLPDGRVSWTIDGEMGFARTRGSDFEAVYAGYISVTPLHLDMTHHQEVSRLERAFRRLGLTD, encoded by the coding sequence ATGAGAACGGTAAGATTTCAACCCGATATGAAAGGCAAAAAACCGCTGATTCTGATTACCAATGACGACGGCATCAAGGCACCGGGGATTAAGGAGCTCTACGATGGCTTGCAGGGGCTGGGGCGGCGTTATGTGGTGGCGCCCGCGGTCAATCAGTCAGCGGCAAGCCATTCGTTTTCTTTGCGCAAACCGATTCGGGTGCGGCGGGTGCGGCCTGGCTGGTTTGCGGTGTACGGAACACCGACCGACTGTGTTCTGATTTCCCATCACGGGATTTTGAAAAGGGAGATTGACCTGGTTGTTTCGGGCATCAATGACAGCCCGAATATGGGCGATGATGTGCTCTATTCAGGCACGGTGGCGGCAGCGATTGAGGGTGCGCTGCTCGGTGTGCCGGCGGTTGCGGTCTCCTATCTGAAGGCAGGGGTGAATCGGGAGCCGGCGCTGGCGTTTCTGCGCTCGCTGGTGCCGCTTCTATTGAACGGATTACTTCCGAGAAAGTGTTTGCTCAATATAAATGTGCCGGCAGAACCGGTGCGCGGGGTGAAGGTGACCCGGCTGGGAAAACGGATTTACCGGGATATGGCGTTTAAGGTGAGTTTACCGGATGGCAGGGTTTCCTGGACGATTGATGGCGAGATGGGTTTTGCCCGAACCCGGGGTTCGGATTTTGAGGCGGTTTATGCCGGATACATTTCGGTCACACCGCTGCATCTTGATATGACGCACCATCAGGAGGTTTCCCGATTGGAGCGGGCGTTTCGGCGCCTGGGGTTGACCGATTAG
- a CDS encoding acetyl-CoA carboxylase biotin carboxylase subunit (an AccC homodimer forms the biotin carboxylase subunit of the acetyl CoA carboxylase, an enzyme that catalyzes the formation of malonyl-CoA, which in turn controls the rate of fatty acid metabolism) produces the protein MIEKLLVANRGNPALRIIRTCRELGVKTVAVYSEADRDSLPVLLADEMVCIGKPDPRDSYLNISRILSAAEITRCNAVHPGWNFLATNAEFADAVQSTGIIWIGPPPDLLRLLSSRLEVRNRIAGAGVPVVPGSDEPLKTPQDAIPVCRQLGLPVVVRPVAEYVHRTRVINKEKDIETQVRMCQAEIRADYESDTSGSIASAEVYIERLIPDARLIEIQVAIDRPKQTLLFDDREIIEHHGKKVIACSPPPGLKPARRRQLFNWAERVVEALNWRGVSTVHFLLDKTGHAYFYRFTPHLTEFHPAIEIRYGIDLIQTQLFTTPSQTAESDRAINSPTLPISDFIITSQLFAENPDAEFEPSPGTVTNIRLPGGPNIRLDTDIIPGTQVTPYYDYALGTISAWGPDATVTINRLARALAETTVTGIRTNIPFLFDFIRTFI, from the coding sequence GTGATTGAAAAACTGCTCGTTGCTAACCGGGGAAACCCGGCATTGCGCATCATCCGCACCTGCCGGGAACTGGGAGTCAAAACGGTTGCGGTTTACTCCGAAGCGGACCGGGACTCTTTGCCGGTGCTCCTTGCTGACGAAATGGTGTGCATTGGCAAGCCCGACCCCCGCGACAGTTATTTGAACATCTCCCGCATCCTCTCTGCCGCGGAAATCACCCGGTGTAATGCCGTCCATCCGGGCTGGAACTTCCTTGCCACCAATGCCGAGTTTGCCGACGCTGTGCAGAGCACCGGCATCATCTGGATTGGACCGCCACCGGACCTGCTGCGCCTTTTAAGTTCCCGGCTCGAAGTGCGTAACCGCATCGCCGGCGCCGGTGTCCCGGTTGTTCCCGGCAGTGATGAACCGCTCAAAACCCCGCAGGATGCGATTCCAGTCTGCCGGCAACTCGGTCTGCCGGTTGTAGTAAGACCGGTGGCAGAGTATGTCCACCGGACCCGGGTCATCAACAAAGAGAAGGACATCGAAACGCAGGTCCGGATGTGTCAGGCAGAAATCCGCGCCGATTACGAGAGCGATACCAGTGGTAGTATCGCTTCCGCCGAGGTTTACATCGAGCGGCTGATACCAGATGCCCGCCTGATTGAAATTCAGGTTGCCATTGACCGCCCAAAACAAACCCTCCTCTTTGACGACCGGGAGATAATTGAACACCACGGTAAAAAAGTTATCGCCTGCTCCCCACCTCCTGGACTCAAGCCAGCCCGGCGTCGGCAACTGTTCAACTGGGCGGAAAGGGTCGTAGAAGCACTAAACTGGCGAGGTGTCAGTACGGTCCATTTTCTCCTCGACAAGACCGGTCACGCCTACTTCTACCGCTTCACCCCCCATCTTACCGAATTCCACCCGGCGATTGAGATTCGCTATGGAATCGACCTCATCCAGACCCAACTTTTCACCACCCCTTCTCAAACAGCCGAATCTGACCGGGCAATTAACTCACCTACCCTTCCCATTTCCGACTTTATCATCACCAGCCAGCTGTTTGCCGAAAATCCCGACGCCGAGTTTGAACCATCGCCCGGAACAGTTACCAACATCCGTTTGCCCGGTGGTCCCAATATTCGGCTTGACACCGACATCATCCCCGGTACTCAGGTCACTCCGTACTACGACTACGCCCTCGGCACCATCTCCGCCTGGGGACCTGATGCCACTGTCACCATCAACCGGCTCGCCCGCGCCCTTGCCGAAACTACCGTCACCGGCATCCGGACCAATATCCCGTTTCTTTTTGACTTTATCCGGACTTTCATCTAA
- a CDS encoding aminopeptidase P family protein yields MVTRIRALQKALAEKRLDGYLVTSLTNIRYLCGFTGSNGMMLITRSKATFFTDFRYQEQVKTEVKGCVRKILERDLYAAFPVDELKGVRRLGVEKSHLTLARFELLRQQIKKTKLVPSEDLVLQLRRKKSPQEIALIKKAQAVTEQAFARVLKLIKPGISEKDLSLEIEFQFRRIGEPAFGIIVASGENAAKPHARAGNRRLKKGDCITFDIGCRINGYCSDMTRTVFLGKPSDEMRQVYDAVLNAQNEALAVIKPGVPCKLVDLAARDYLNRIGFGKFFGHSLGHGVGLEVHEEPRLAKTSSQTLEVGDVVTVEPGVYLPGKGGVRIEDMVYVTRKGFINLTRAPKKLIIL; encoded by the coding sequence ATGGTAACAAGAATTCGTGCCCTGCAAAAAGCGCTGGCAGAAAAACGGCTGGATGGTTATCTTGTCACCAGTCTGACCAACATCCGTTATCTCTGCGGCTTTACCGGCTCTAACGGGATGATGCTTATCACCCGTTCTAAGGCAACTTTTTTTACCGACTTCCGATATCAGGAGCAGGTCAAAACCGAGGTCAAAGGCTGTGTCCGAAAAATACTGGAACGAGACCTTTACGCCGCTTTCCCAGTCGACGAATTAAAAGGAGTCCGGCGCCTTGGCGTGGAAAAGAGCCATCTGACACTTGCCCGGTTCGAACTCCTGCGTCAGCAGATAAAGAAAACAAAACTCGTCCCCTCAGAGGATTTGGTTTTGCAGTTGCGCCGGAAAAAGAGCCCGCAAGAAATCGCCCTGATTAAAAAAGCCCAAGCGGTTACAGAACAAGCCTTTGCCCGCGTGCTGAAATTGATTAAACCGGGCATCAGCGAAAAAGATTTAAGCCTGGAGATTGAGTTCCAATTCCGGCGGATTGGTGAACCGGCATTCGGAATCATTGTCGCCTCCGGCGAAAATGCCGCAAAACCTCATGCCCGCGCCGGTAACCGGCGGCTGAAAAAGGGTGACTGTATCACCTTTGACATCGGCTGCCGGATTAACGGCTACTGCTCGGATATGACCCGCACCGTGTTTTTGGGCAAACCGAGTGATGAAATGCGCCAGGTTTACGATGCGGTCCTTAACGCCCAGAATGAAGCCCTGGCGGTGATTAAACCCGGTGTGCCCTGCAAACTGGTTGACCTTGCCGCCCGGGATTATCTTAACCGGATTGGATTCGGCAAATTTTTTGGCCACAGTTTAGGACATGGGGTCGGGCTTGAAGTCCACGAGGAGCCCCGGCTGGCAAAGACCAGTAGCCAGACGCTTGAGGTTGGTGATGTGGTAACGGTTGAGCCCGGTGTTTATCTCCCGGGTAAAGGTGGGGTACGAATTGAGGATATGGTTTATGTCACCCGAAAAGGGTTTATCAATCTCACCCGGGCACCAAAGAAGCTTATAATACTATGA
- a CDS encoding tetratricopeptide repeat protein: protein MRKDTAVTPQLLKEAIQEVDFLLKRSVVRYPECLPAHHPSRLTAWRAGETNRHYELYQTDPNIVPHLLSAVKFEELNPLQRELELHRSYAEALLVAEQLHEVEISAEQREELVQRALGILPSSEARRFGEIHSCPAVQPRQIADSTATLLQALDLIAQELGAATALAYGMFIVAGLRARAEFEKYGQRLDTLFHRIVSAPEVLQMLDMVTLNGRRAGFEPQFRLLLAVREQLWKLKPNRIAPTGFLLTKIIDAYLSNRPSVGNILGVTILDSIIIGKLGFEVRYLYESNKLCLETLIDTRSVYWDPAEPAPLSFTPIVSGKRLQVSDLIALIYASLANAYFTQTYWDKAIENYEKVLELIPDSTETYTDIAVCYLRKNLPDKAIVALQQALKHTPNSPTVHHILGNAYAMANQWRQAVASYKKAIHFSPKFPEAWYNMGLAYEKLEMFDQAAAAFQMATELKPDYTTAYLALGNLALERSQPKEALKYYREVLKHDPNHVAAYYNLGRAYYELKDLDNAIQSYQKAVKLNPKHAGAWYNLGIAYRDKGQKEKAVQALEQAIALNPNLLR, encoded by the coding sequence ATGCGGAAAGATACTGCGGTTACACCTCAACTCCTGAAGGAAGCAATCCAGGAGGTTGACTTCCTGCTGAAAAGAAGTGTTGTCCGTTATCCGGAATGCCTGCCCGCCCATCATCCTTCACGCCTGACCGCCTGGCGTGCCGGAGAAACCAATCGCCATTACGAACTTTATCAAACCGACCCAAACATCGTACCGCATCTTCTCAGCGCCGTAAAATTTGAAGAGTTAAACCCGCTGCAGCGGGAACTTGAACTCCACCGTTCCTATGCCGAAGCGCTGCTTGTTGCCGAGCAACTCCACGAGGTTGAAATCAGCGCTGAACAACGGGAGGAACTTGTCCAGCGCGCCCTGGGGATATTACCATCCTCCGAAGCCCGCCGTTTTGGCGAAATCCACTCCTGCCCCGCAGTTCAGCCCCGTCAGATTGCCGACTCTACCGCAACACTTCTTCAGGCGCTCGACCTCATCGCTCAGGAACTGGGCGCGGCAACCGCTCTTGCCTACGGCATGTTTATCGTCGCTGGCCTGCGCGCCCGAGCCGAATTTGAGAAGTATGGACAGCGACTCGACACCCTTTTCCACCGCATTGTATCTGCCCCGGAAGTTCTCCAGATGCTTGATATGGTTACCCTCAATGGCCGCCGTGCCGGCTTTGAACCTCAGTTTAGACTCCTCCTCGCGGTTCGGGAACAACTCTGGAAACTGAAACCCAACCGCATCGCCCCAACCGGATTTCTTCTCACCAAAATCATCGACGCCTACCTGTCCAACCGCCCCAGTGTTGGTAACATCCTCGGCGTTACCATCCTTGACAGCATTATCATCGGAAAATTGGGCTTTGAAGTCCGCTACCTGTACGAATCCAATAAACTGTGCCTGGAAACGCTGATTGACACCCGCAGCGTTTACTGGGACCCGGCTGAACCGGCACCGCTCTCTTTTACACCCATCGTCAGCGGTAAACGGCTCCAGGTCTCCGACCTCATCGCCCTGATTTACGCCAGCCTCGCTAACGCCTACTTCACCCAGACCTACTGGGATAAGGCGATTGAGAACTACGAAAAGGTCCTCGAACTCATCCCCGATTCAACCGAAACCTACACCGACATCGCTGTCTGCTATCTGCGTAAAAACCTGCCCGACAAAGCGATTGTTGCGCTCCAGCAAGCGCTCAAACATACACCCAACTCACCGACCGTACACCACATCTTGGGCAACGCCTATGCAATGGCAAACCAGTGGCGTCAGGCAGTGGCTTCCTACAAAAAAGCGATTCACTTCAGCCCGAAATTTCCGGAAGCCTGGTACAATATGGGTCTTGCCTACGAAAAACTCGAGATGTTCGACCAGGCTGCCGCCGCCTTCCAGATGGCAACCGAACTGAAGCCCGACTACACCACCGCCTACCTTGCCCTGGGCAACCTGGCGCTGGAACGCTCCCAGCCCAAAGAGGCGCTGAAATACTACCGCGAGGTCTTAAAGCACGACCCCAACCATGTTGCCGCTTACTACAACCTCGGTCGTGCCTATTACGAACTAAAAGACCTCGACAACGCCATTCAATCTTACCAGAAGGCGGTCAAACTGAATCCGAAGCACGCTGGTGCCTGGTACAATCTTGGCATCGCCTACCGGGACAAAGGCCAAAAAGAAAAGGCGGTCCAGGCGTTGGAACAGGCAATCGCCTTAAACCCGAACCTGTTGAGGTAA
- the dnaB gene encoding replicative DNA helicase, whose product MSTNRGQNQVERKPPQAVEAEAAVLGAILLDAEALPRVLPFLKPEHFYTPAHRLIYEAMLNLFERKEPCDIITVTAELRRMKQLEAVGGPTYLSSLLDTVLTAAHCEEHAHLVLERAIQRQLIQTATEIVQAAFDESHSAEELLEQAESKIFQLRQAGERKRFTLVREMLMDEMERIEKARQEKRLITGVETGFRDLDNLTSGFQPGDFIIIAGRPGMGKTAFALNIAVNAAIHISKPVPVAIFSLEMSTESLIQRLICSEAYVSQSKLRRGMLTHDEYKRVVDVIGPLSEAKIYIDDSPGLNALEVRARARRLKGEHPDLGMVMIDYLQLMEVHGDRRRERNRQQEITEISRALKAMAKELDVPVVAISQLSRAPETRQDKRPQLSDLRESGALEQDADVVLLLFREAAYRKKEWASLDENKRRAAELNVAKQRNGPTDTIPLVFLYECMRFVNAETRYTQEPVEEEISEEEFNI is encoded by the coding sequence ATGAGCACCAATCGGGGACAAAATCAGGTTGAGCGCAAACCACCTCAGGCGGTTGAAGCCGAAGCCGCGGTGCTCGGCGCAATCCTGCTTGATGCCGAAGCCCTGCCCCGGGTTTTGCCCTTTTTGAAACCGGAACACTTCTACACCCCAGCCCACCGCCTCATTTACGAGGCGATGCTCAACCTGTTTGAACGCAAAGAGCCCTGCGACATCATCACCGTTACTGCGGAACTGCGCCGGATGAAGCAACTGGAGGCGGTCGGAGGCCCCACATACCTCTCCAGCCTCCTTGACACCGTGCTCACCGCGGCCCACTGCGAAGAGCATGCCCACCTAGTACTGGAAAGGGCGATTCAACGCCAGCTGATTCAGACCGCAACCGAAATCGTGCAGGCGGCGTTTGATGAAAGCCACAGCGCTGAAGAACTCCTCGAACAGGCAGAGAGCAAAATCTTTCAGTTGCGCCAAGCCGGCGAACGCAAACGGTTCACGCTCGTGCGCGAGATGTTGATGGATGAGATGGAACGGATTGAGAAAGCCCGGCAGGAGAAGCGGTTAATAACCGGGGTTGAAACCGGTTTTCGCGACCTTGATAACTTGACCTCAGGCTTCCAGCCCGGTGACTTCATCATCATCGCCGGTAGGCCCGGAATGGGCAAGACCGCCTTTGCCTTAAACATTGCGGTCAATGCTGCAATCCACATCAGCAAGCCGGTACCGGTCGCCATCTTCAGCCTTGAGATGTCAACGGAAAGTCTTATCCAGCGGCTCATCTGCTCTGAGGCTTATGTCTCGCAGAGCAAACTGCGCCGCGGCATGCTCACCCACGACGAATACAAACGGGTTGTTGATGTGATTGGACCCCTGTCTGAGGCAAAAATCTACATCGACGACTCACCAGGCTTGAACGCCCTTGAGGTGCGGGCAAGGGCACGCCGCTTGAAAGGCGAGCATCCGGATTTGGGGATGGTGATGATTGACTATCTCCAGTTGATGGAGGTGCACGGTGACCGACGCCGGGAACGCAACCGGCAGCAGGAGATTACCGAAATCTCCCGGGCATTAAAGGCGATGGCAAAGGAACTCGATGTGCCGGTCGTTGCCATCTCCCAGCTGTCACGCGCGCCCGAAACCCGTCAGGATAAAAGACCCCAGCTCTCCGACCTGCGCGAGTCCGGCGCCCTTGAGCAGGACGCCGATGTTGTCCTGCTTTTGTTCCGGGAAGCGGCGTACCGAAAAAAGGAGTGGGCGTCACTGGACGAAAACAAACGCCGCGCCGCCGAACTCAATGTTGCGAAACAGCGCAACGGTCCGACCGATACCATTCCGCTCGTCTTCCTCTACGAATGTATGCGCTTTGTCAACGCCGAAACCCGCTACACTCAGGAACCGGTTGAAGAAGAAATCTCCGAAGAAGAGTTCAACATCTAA
- a CDS encoding phosphomethylpyrimidine kinase — protein sequence MSDRPKEVVERLGAAVALLEFCPEFALLIPEVRTNIVFCPADARTPADVLAVDGRITVVNGKPKASGPLRFGASDHLARLVLQLRHHQPAIRTALNFRWNEQILSFVSSWAERRGKRLGVIDRTKEPATVIGQDRMSIPWKVKELVAGTGGTVPEIFYETRGWGKEPLFVIVGTDPVEIVQEVTALAREYAQINQQ from the coding sequence ATGAGTGACCGCCCAAAAGAGGTTGTCGAACGGCTTGGCGCCGCAGTTGCGCTCCTCGAATTCTGCCCCGAATTTGCCCTCCTGATTCCTGAGGTCCGCACCAACATCGTCTTCTGCCCGGCTGATGCTCGAACCCCGGCTGATGTCCTTGCGGTTGATGGGAGAATTACCGTAGTCAATGGTAAACCCAAAGCCAGTGGTCCACTCCGTTTTGGCGCCTCAGACCATCTTGCCCGGCTCGTTCTTCAGTTACGCCACCATCAGCCCGCAATCCGTACCGCCCTCAACTTTCGCTGGAATGAACAGATACTCAGTTTTGTCTCGTCCTGGGCAGAGCGGCGTGGAAAAAGACTCGGCGTGATTGACCGAACAAAAGAGCCGGCAACGGTAATTGGTCAGGACCGGATGTCAATACCCTGGAAGGTGAAAGAACTGGTCGCCGGCACCGGTGGCACTGTACCCGAGATTTTTTACGAAACCCGGGGCTGGGGAAAGGAACCGCTGTTTGTTATCGTCGGCACCGACCCGGTCGAAATTGTCCAGGAGGTCACCGCCCTTGCCCGGGAGTATGCACAAATCAATCAGCAATAG
- a CDS encoding AIR synthase: MLPRIGKLDTESFERFIFPYLGAESSWVLLGPRHGVDAAVIALDDAPAGMRRVMAVAEDPTFGMPVLLSNLGWGIVHICASDVAVIGIKPQFLSICLLLPPETEPAVLENIWRQVDEECKKLGIAIVGGHTGVYPGIAYPLNGGCTVWGFGDESELTPASAAKPGDVLVVTKGPAIEAAAILALQAEAELKGKLGTEVVERAKELFYQMTVVPDALLCRGYARAMHDATEGGLLGGVYEMAEASGAGVTVYEEKIVTLDEVKQVCAYFEIDPLVAISEGTLVAAVPPEKVNELKAAASRAGLPLYEIGEFTKSTRRFVRRNGKEEPLLPVKEDPFWQAYFKAVMK, from the coding sequence ATGCTACCAAGAATTGGCAAACTTGATACCGAATCGTTTGAAAGGTTTATCTTCCCCTATCTCGGTGCCGAATCGTCCTGGGTTCTTCTTGGTCCCCGGCACGGAGTTGACGCTGCGGTTATCGCCCTGGATGATGCGCCGGCAGGAATGCGCCGCGTAATGGCGGTTGCCGAAGACCCGACTTTCGGGATGCCGGTTCTCCTTTCCAATCTGGGCTGGGGCATCGTCCACATCTGTGCCAGCGATGTCGCTGTAATTGGGATTAAACCCCAGTTTCTTTCCATCTGCCTTCTTTTACCACCGGAAACCGAACCCGCGGTACTGGAGAACATCTGGCGCCAGGTGGACGAAGAGTGCAAAAAATTGGGAATCGCCATCGTCGGTGGCCATACCGGTGTTTATCCTGGCATCGCCTATCCGTTGAATGGCGGCTGCACCGTCTGGGGATTTGGCGATGAGAGCGAACTCACCCCGGCTTCCGCAGCAAAACCGGGTGATGTTCTGGTCGTAACCAAAGGACCGGCGATTGAAGCCGCGGCAATCCTTGCCCTGCAAGCCGAAGCAGAGTTAAAGGGAAAACTCGGTACTGAAGTGGTTGAGCGCGCTAAGGAACTGTTTTATCAGATGACGGTGGTGCCGGATGCGCTGCTGTGCCGGGGTTATGCCCGGGCGATGCATGATGCCACTGAAGGCGGGCTCCTGGGCGGGGTCTATGAAATGGCAGAGGCAAGCGGTGCCGGGGTTACGGTCTACGAAGAAAAAATTGTTACTCTTGATGAGGTCAAACAGGTGTGTGCCTATTTCGAGATTGACCCGCTGGTTGCAATCAGCGAAGGAACGCTGGTTGCCGCGGTGCCGCCGGAAAAAGTTAATGAGTTAAAGGCTGCCGCATCCCGGGCTGGACTGCCGTTGTATGAAATTGGCGAGTTCACAAAGAGTACCCGGCGTTTTGTCCGGCGCAATGGCAAAGAAGAGCCGCTTTTACCGGTAAAGGAAGACCCGTTCTGGCAGGCGTATTTTAAGGCGGTGATGAAATGA
- the efp gene encoding elongation factor P: protein MVTPNEFRTGLLIRYNNEIYEVLSYQRTRTAQRRARVLTKIRNIRTGATIEESFESEIKLETVEMERRRGQFLYADDSGYHFMDLETYEQFPIKKEALGDKVYYLTEGLEVEIGYIEGVPMLINPPLFIVLEVVDTEPNYRGDTATGGGKPARLSTGLVVDVPFFIKVGDRVKIDTRTNTYVERA from the coding sequence ATGGTAACACCAAACGAATTTCGCACCGGTCTTTTAATCCGCTATAACAATGAAATCTATGAGGTCCTCTCTTATCAGCGGACCCGAACCGCGCAGCGTCGGGCGCGGGTGTTGACGAAAATCCGTAACATCCGCACCGGCGCCACGATTGAGGAAAGTTTTGAGTCCGAAATCAAACTGGAAACGGTTGAAATGGAACGGCGTCGGGGCCAGTTCCTCTATGCCGATGATTCCGGTTATCACTTTATGGACCTCGAAACCTATGAGCAGTTTCCGATTAAAAAAGAGGCGCTGGGCGATAAGGTGTACTATCTAACCGAAGGTCTTGAGGTCGAGATTGGCTATATCGAGGGCGTCCCGATGCTCATCAATCCGCCCCTGTTCATCGTCCTTGAGGTGGTTGACACCGAACCGAACTACCGGGGTGATACCGCCACCGGCGGCGGTAAACCGGCGCGGCTCAGTACCGGTCTTGTGGTTGACGTCCCATTTTTCATCAAAGTGGGCGACCGGGTTAAGATTGACACCCGCACCAACACCTATGTTGAGCGGGCATAG
- a CDS encoding TRAM domain-containing protein — translation MLFLRSKTFILDLDTLADPKIVQFLGLGIVTGQLLVPEPPEPKGENDYVAQRAKENLNQLKNIKGLKVKTRRDLNSIAELLQTARQKKATIITCRPDVKSAADGITVVTTLDLFNIFRPSYLPGTVLKVKITKRGKEKNEGIGYLEGGIKVVVENCGDEVGKELEVVIKGGIDTDVGQVLFAQPRFLEVK, via the coding sequence ATGCTCTTTCTGCGTTCCAAAACCTTTATCTTAGATTTGGACACCCTTGCCGACCCGAAAATTGTCCAGTTTCTTGGATTGGGCATCGTTACCGGTCAGCTTCTTGTGCCCGAACCACCCGAACCCAAAGGGGAAAACGACTATGTTGCCCAAAGGGCTAAGGAAAACCTGAACCAACTGAAAAATATCAAGGGTCTAAAAGTCAAAACCCGGCGAGACCTCAACTCAATCGCCGAGCTTTTGCAAACCGCCCGGCAGAAAAAGGCAACAATTATCACCTGCCGGCCGGATGTTAAATCAGCCGCCGACGGCATCACGGTGGTAACCACGCTCGACCTGTTCAACATCTTTCGACCCAGTTATCTACCCGGCACCGTGCTCAAAGTGAAAATCACTAAACGGGGCAAAGAGAAAAATGAAGGCATCGGTTATCTCGAAGGCGGCATCAAGGTGGTCGTGGAAAACTGCGGCGATGAGGTGGGCAAGGAGCTCGAAGTGGTAATTAAAGGTGGTATCGACACCGATGTTGGCCAGGTGCTTTTTGCTCAACCACGGTTTCTTGAAGTGAAATAG